The Falco naumanni isolate bFalNau1 chromosome 1, bFalNau1.pat, whole genome shotgun sequence genome window below encodes:
- the FGG gene encoding fibrinogen gamma chain, with protein MMVLRWCSWAPLGPLLSLLFSTSMAYIATRENCCILDERFGSYCPTTCGIADFFNKYHLTMDNELKEMERILQQVTNSTGTVEHLIQHIQSLYPPEKQTLPNSVDDFTQKSKKIIEEIIRYENTILSHESTIQQLTDTHILNSNRIAQLKEKIAQLESHCQEPCRDTAEIHETTGRDCQDIANKGARKSGLYFIKPQRAQESFLVYCEIDSYGNGWTVLQRRLDGSEDFKKNWVQYKEGFGHLSPDDTTEFWLGNEKIHLITTQSTLPYTLRIELEDWSGKKGTADYAVFKVGSEEDKYRLTYAYFIGGEAGDAFDGFAFGDDASDKSLTSHNGMRFSTYDDDNDKFEGNCAEEDGSGWWMNRCHAGHLNGKYYIGGVYTSKEAGPAGYDNGITWVTWRDRWYSMKKTAMKIIPFNRLLVDGQQHNLGSAKQVGDS; from the exons ATGATGGTGCTGAGGTGGTGCAGCTGGGCTCCCCTGGggcctctcctctccctcctcttttctACCAGCATGGCG taCATTGCTACCAGAGAAAACTGCTGCATATTAGACGAACGATTT GGTAGCTACTGCCCAACAACCTGTGGCATTGCagatttctttaataaataccATCTCACTATGGATAATGAACTGAAGGAAATGGAGAGAATTTTGCAGCAAGTTACTAACTCCACAGGAACAGTAGAACATCTGATTCAACACATCCAAAGCCTCTATCCTCCAGAGAAGCAGACACTACCAA ATTCAGTTGATGATTTCACtcaaaagtcaaagaaaataattgaagaaaTTATCAGATATGAAAACACTATTTTGTCTCATGAAAGTACTATACA ACAGCTGACAGATACACATATATTGAACAGCAACAGGATCGCACAGCTGAAAGAGAAGATTGCCCAGCTGGAGTCACACTGTCAGGAGCCATGCAGAGACACAGCTGAAATACATGAGACAACTGGAAGAG ATTGTCAAGACATTGCAAATAAAGGTGCCAGAAAAAGTGGTCTTTACTTCATCAAGCCTCAAAGAGCCCAGGAGTCATTCCTCGTCTACTGTGAGATTGACTCATATGGCAACGGCTGGACAGTATTACAGAGG agactGGATGGGAGTGAGGACTTCAAGAAAAATTGGGTTCAGTACAAGGAAGGATTTGGGCATCTGTCTCCTGATGACACCACTGAATTCTGGCTGGGCAATGAGAAGATTCATTTGATAACTACACAGTCCACTCTGCCATACACCTTACGAATAGAACTGGAGGACTGGAGTGGCAAAAAAGG CACTGCTGACTACGCTGTATTCAAAGTGGGAAGTGAAGAAGACAAGTATCGACTGACTTATGCCTACTTTATTGGTGGTGAAGCTGGGGATGCCTTTGATGGCTTTGCTTTTGGAGATGATGCAAGTGACAAATCTTTAACCTCTCATAACGGCATGCGGTTCAGCACCTATGATGATGACAATGATAAGTTTGAGGGCAACTGTGCTGAGGAAGATGGGTCTGGATGGTGGATGAATAGATGTCATGCTGGCCACCTCAATGGCAAATACTATATAG GTGGTGTGTACACATCAAAAGAGGCTGGTCCAGCTGGATATGACAATGGCATCACCTGGGTAACCTGGCGTGACCGGTGGTACTCCATGAAgaaaactgcaatgaaaatcATCCCATTCAACAGACTGTTAGTGGATGGACAGCAACACAACTTAGGCAGTGCCAAACAG gTTGGAGACTCATAG